In Rutidosis leptorrhynchoides isolate AG116_Rl617_1_P2 chromosome 2, CSIRO_AGI_Rlap_v1, whole genome shotgun sequence, one genomic interval encodes:
- the LOC139893806 gene encoding monooxygenase 2-like, translating into MKNHEDVDIVIVGAGLAGLTTALALHRLGVRSIVLESSESLRITGFALTLWTNAWRALDAVGIGESLRQKSTQMKGFKIASPDTGSFTSQQALDVDGKFDYESRCVKRKDLLEALVNELPSGTIRYSSKVVTIDELEWFKLVHLADGSILKTKVLIGCDGVNSVVAKWLGLDPPVSVGRSAIRGLVEFPNGSGFDPMFHVNFGGGVRFGFLPVDDKTVYWFCTFTPSQVPSYEEDWQENPMKMIQFVLSRIYKMPQEAQDVVEKTSLSCISISPLKFRLPWKNLFGNIVKDNVCLAGDALHPMTPDIGQGGCSSLEDSIVLGRCLGEAILNKSDNEDDEFERIKKGLEKYGNERRWRSFSLISVAYCVGYIQESKGKLMTLLRKVWFSKYTPSAFLKMANYDCGPLVNKS; encoded by the exons ATGAAAAATCATGAAGATGTtgatattgttattgttggtgctgGATTAGCTGGTCTTACTACTGCCTTAGCCCTTCACAG ACTGGGTGTAAGAAGCATCGTGTTGGAGTCATCAGAGAGTTTAAGGATTACAGGTTTTGCCCTTACACTATGGACTAATGCTTGGAGGGCATTAGATGCTGTAGGAATTGGAGAGTCATTAAGACAAAAGTCCACCCAAATGAAGGG ATTCAAAATTGCATCTCCTGATACTGGTTCTTTTACTTCCCAGCAAGCGCTTGATGTAGATGGAAAATT TGATTATGAAAGTCGATGCGTTAAGCGAAAAGATTTACTTGAGGCACTTGTGAACGAGTTGCCATCGGGGACCATTCGATACTCTTCAAAGGTTGTGACCATTGATGAACTTGAATGGTTCAAATTGGTGCATCTAGCTGATGGGTCCATTCTCAAAACTAAG GTGTTGATAGGGTGTGATGGAGTTAACTCGGTGGTGGCAAAATGGTTGGGTCTTGACCCGCCTGTAAGTGTTGGAAGATCGGCTATTCGTGGTTTGGTGGAGTTTCCAAATGGGTCGGGTTTTGATCCTATGTTTCATGTCAACTTTGGAGGTGGCGTCCGCTTTGGTTTTCTTCCTGTtgatgacaaaactgtctactggTTTTGTACATTCACCCCGTCACAAGTTCCATCCT ACGAAGAAGACTGGCAAGAAAACCCGATGAAGATGATACAATTTGTATTGAGCCGTATCTACAAGATGCCTCAAGAAGCACAAGATGTGGTAGAAAAAACGTCGCTAAGTTGTATCTCTATCTCACCATTAAAGTTTAGATTgccatggaaaaatttatttggtAACATAGTGAAAGACAATGTTTGTTTAGCCGGGGACGCACTTCACCCCATGACTCCTGACATTGGGCAAGGCGGTTGCTCATCTCTAGAAGACTCGATTGTGCTCGGAAGGTGTCTAGGGGAGGCTATTTTGAATAAATCGGATAACGAAGATGATGAGTTTGAGAGAATTAAAAAGGGTTTAGAGAAATATGGAAATGAAAGAAGATGGAGAAGTTTTAGTCTTATTAGTGTTGCATATTGTGTGGGATATATTCAAGAGAGCAAGGGGAAATTGATGACTTTGTTGAGGAAAGTATGGTTTTCAAAGTACACACCTAGTGCTTTTCTTAAGATGGCTAACTATGATTGTGGTCCTCTTGTTAATAAATCATGA
- the LOC139893805 gene encoding uncharacterized protein, producing MDRYQKVEKPRAEQPIDVNEIRITSQGRMRNYITYAMTLLQEKGSSEIVFKAMGRAINKTVTIVELIKRRIVGLHQITSVGSTDITDTWEPLEEGLLPLETTRHVSMITITLSKNELDTSSIGYQLPLPADQVKVSTEFDYEGEGSPTARGRGRGGRGRGGRSRAPPGNGYGPDEFDDGGWDGPGDYPRGRGRGRGRGRGFRGRGRGNYNNAPFVDTQQDVGGYNQESPRGRGRNFRGRGRGGYNNGPFMDNQQDGGYNQEYPRGRGRNFRNRGRGGYDNEPYVDPQQDVGGYNQEGRGRGRGRGTRGRGRGFRTNRAA from the exons ATGGATCGGTACCAGAAGGTTGAGAAGCCAAGAGCGGAACAACCGATTGACGTGAATGAGATTCGAATTACTAGCCAGGGAAGGATGCGGAACTATATCACTTATGCTATGACTCTGCTTCAG GAAAAAGGCTCATCAGAGATCGTGTTTAAAGCCATGGGTAGAGCCATCAACAAGACCGTCACAATTGTAGAGCTgataaag AGGCGAATTGTCGGTCTTCATCAAATTACATCCGTTGGATCTACAGACATTACTGACACCTGGGAACCTTTAGAAGAAGGATTACTACC TTTGGAGACCACAAGGCATGTCTCAATGATAACTATAACTCTTTCCAAGAATGAGTTGGATACATCGTCTATTGG GTATCAGTTACCATTACCAGCTGACCAAGTGAAGGTGTCTACCGAATTCGATTACGAAGGAG AAGGATCACCGACTGCAAGGGGCAGGGGTCGAGGTGGAAGAGGAAGAGGGGGAAGGTCTAGAGCTCCACCAG GAAATGGTTATGGACCCGATGAGTTTGATGATGGTGGTTGGGATGGTCCTGGTGATTATCCCAGGGGCAGGGGCAGAGGCAGAGGAAGAGGTAGAGGATTTCGTGGTCGTGGAAGGGGAAATTATAATAATGCCCCTTTTGTGGATACTCAGCAAGATGTAGGAGGTTACAATCAAGAATCTCCAAGGGGTAGGGGTCGTAATTTTCGTGGTCGTGGAAGGGGAGGTTACAATAATGGTCCTTTTATGGATAATCAGCAAGACGGGGGTTACAATCAAGAATATCCCAGGGGTAGAGGACGTAATTTTCGTAATCGTGGAAGGGGTGGTTACGATAATGAGCCTTATGTGGATCCTCAACAAGATGTTGGAGGTTACAATCAAGAAGGGAGAG GTCGTGGTCGTGGAAGGGGAACACGTGGAAGGGGTCGTGGTTTCAGAACAAACAGGGCAGCCTAG